The region cgctttagcaacaatgagtctcattccatacacaaacatgttgctaacataccctgggggaaatggatgttatagaactgtgaatacgtttgtcttccaaggctcagtaggtatcaggatcgagataaatatccacaagatactaataatgtacttgaatatgtctaaggaatatcaatttgagaaaaggtctttaaaaatcacgtttcatcttcatataaaattaacaaaatagggtatacaaaggcctaCACGCAACATAGTGACCCTTTGTTTGTTGGACTTTTTCGAtcaaacctttttttacaataaatacaataaaagcaaggattaaaaactatccaatcttgtagaaaattgattcattaatcgtataaaattatgtgggcattgctgagagatttagttagtcagcattattcaatggaatatcaaaattgagcaatatgaacgaatttcctttttcgtttgttttgattgacctatttcgctacttgttttttgtttgactgatttcgctaaaacctctttttacgcaaaatgcaataaaagcaagtatttaaaataagccagtcaagttcAGAATAGTTTAATTAATCGGATATagttatgtgggcatggctaaatgttctatatagctggtaatattcaacggaacaaagaatatgaggaatatggtttccaatcctgacggagaacgattaacctattacaagccaagggggtatttcaattttccactgaaaataatgaaaatttaatcattttagcgcagttaAGCTGAAAaatatcgtttttttttttaagtttatagTAGAGATGGCATGAATCctcaagaagaatttacaatcagaaatattttccgccatttacctcaagtagtttAACTATTTAAATACAGGGGGCTTTAGTGGGCTAAGACGCTTGCACGGTTATTCTGTGCTCCCACTATCGCCCACTATCGAACCATTGAACCATCGATATTTAGTAGCGCGATAGTGTCTTACCATCGATAATGTCCCTCTACACCAAATAAGTGAAGtaaatttgaatgaaaacatcgatgtcgatgtccaTCGATGTTCTCAAAATCAACATCGATGTTGGATTGATACATCGGATTGATTCTTCGATGCATCGATGATGACCgatgtttcaaaactttcccATTTGATTATAAAACCGAATATTCAACAAAGGAAAAATTAAACTTGAGCTTTCATATCATAGGACTAAACGAAACAATATTTAACATAAAAGAAATGATTATGCTTTCATAGCAGTCATTTAAATATCACTGTAGATATCATCAGAGATAACtaatatttcaaataagtACTATTTGTCAATGCtttgcaaaaaccaaaatgcgGCTTAGTCGCAAAGGTGAAAGTCTATTACGTTTTCGACTTAATAGTTAGCAGCCGCTGAGTACACCCGTTCAAAATACACCCAGAAGATGCCATTAACgtaaaaattgcattgcaattttgtataaattagGATAGGTACTTTTCATACCGTCCCAAAAACACGAAGGATTGCTTTCAAATGAGGCAGGCATTGCTGTGTTTGCTGCTtacagatttgaaattaattgatcgatgttttgcaaaacatcgATACATCAGAAGAAGTAAAAACATCGGACAACATCAGTAAACATCGGcagaaaaacatcgatgctCGATGAATCGATGTTTTTTACATCACTAGTATATTATCGATAAGTCCCTAGCACCTTTAAGaaaaaaattcccaaaaaaaaaataaattgaaaaatgaGCGCAGAAAAGGCCTTTGAAATGCAACGCCAGGTGCGTCGCAATGCCAAAGAGGTACAAAGTTCGTTGAAAGATCTGTACTCGTGGGAGAAGGACATCAAGAAGAAAGAAATGGAACTGAAGAAGGCGCCCGGCGCTGCCGCCAATACTGTAAGCTCAAAAGTGCAGATTCACATGCATGtgtttttatattgttttcgtATTCTCATTTGTTTCAGAGTATGCCGGTGCGCAGTCATGTGCAGAAAACAGGAAAAGCCGAGCACCAGAGCCCCAGTAGTTCAGCGGCCGGTACTCCTACTGAGAAGAAAGATCCGCCCGGGGATCCGGTGGCTCGGCAGCACAAGAAGGCCAACGACATAAAGGACCGCGGCAATAACTATGTGAAGCAGGGAGAATACGACAGAGCCATCGAGGCGTACACAGAAGCCGTGGAGGTTTATCCGTACGATCCCGTCTATTACATTAATAGAGCCCTGTGCTACATTAAGCAGGAGCGGTAAGATGGGGTCATGGGGTGTAGAATGTTCCAGCAATAACCAATTTCATTGCGACAGCTTTGACAGTTGCGTGGATGATTGTGAGGCTGCCATTAGCCTAGACAAGCTCTGCGTGAAGGCCTACTACAGACGGATGCAGGCGAATGAATCGCGTGGTAACAATATGGAAGCGCTTAAGGACTGCACAACAGTGCTGGCCCTTGATCCCAAAAACATAGAGGGCAAACAGAGTTTGGTACGCATAAACGAGCGCTTACGTAAAAATGGTAAGAGGGAAATGAAATGACATCAAGTAcgatattaatattattttcatttattgttGTTTAATATTATTCTTCGTATTTAATTTTAGCCACTAAAAACGGTCCCAATTATAGTGCGGACCGTCCTGACCTAATTGACATATTGCCGATCGAGAAGCCGGTTTACAAACGCTCCAAGAATTCGATGCGTCGAGTGACCATAACAGATATTGTTTCCCCCAGACCCTCCACTGATGAGGCCCAGCCTTTACGCATCTCAGACGAAGACATTGACAAAATCTTCAACAGCTATTGCGGTCCATACGAAGAGATTAAAAAGGAAGACTTGCAGGAAAATGAGACAAACCCAGATCCCCCAACAGCAACGCCGATAGTGAAATCTGTTGATTCTGAACCGTCCGCTTCGTCTGCAAAGAAATCGCCAAACCTTATAAAAGATACGGCAACTGATGCAAAACCGTCCGCTTCTTCGCTAAAGACATCTCAAAATTCAAACAGTGATACCAAACAGACCCTGCCAGATGCGGTGAAAGAAGCTAAACCGTCGGCTGATCCAAAAACATCAACAAATCTGAACAAAGATCCAGTGAACGAAGTGAAACAATTATCACAAAACCCAAGCAAAGATGCTAAAGATTCtaaagatacgaaaaaagAGGCACTGATTGATAATAAACCATCAGCAGCTCCTCTAAAGTCATCAAAAACTTCAAACAAAGACACAGAAAATGAGCCAGAAATCGAATCTGCTGCAAAGATCAAGACGGTTGGGGGTGCCACTCCAATGGAGGTAAGACGattatgtgtgttttttttctttggaaGTGGGTTTAACTTGCAGTATTATTACAGCGAGCATTGCCGCCAGCCCCAGCCGGTACGGCCCAGTTCTACATAACCTGGAAAGAGCTATCTCCAAATCAGAAATATCAGTACTTAAAATCTATAGACATACAAAATCTGTGTAAAATTCTGGGAGCCGGTTTTGATTCGGACACATTCAACGATTTGTTGTGCACCATTCAGGACTTTTACGTGCCTGAAAAAGAGCCCACAACGGCATCTGTCCTACTGGAGATTAGCAAAAATGACGAGTTTTCCATTTTGGCCATGCTCATGTCAGCTGAGGAGAAAAAAAGTAGCTTGCTTACTTATGCTTAATTTCTCAAGTAATatatgttttttctttcttcacAGTGGTGTCGTCTATACTAAAACAGCTCAAGAATTGGCCCAAAAAGAATCCACAAGTGTTAGAGAAGCTGTCAAGGGCCTACGGTGTGGATTAAAATCTGTAAGAGTTCTAGTTTACAACGTACTTATTCATATATTTTGATTCAAATTGTTTGTTCAaaggaatataaaaaaatgtacaaatagAAGtttcaaaatgtaaaaaagaCAACACCGATTAATGTACTATTCGTTGTTATGGAAATTAGATACGCCAGAAATAAATGGGGGTTTCCTCACCCAGTAAAAGTAAATCACGTGATATTGTAAATGGTCTGTAAACGAGCAACGTATGTACCTTTAGATGTATATATGTAAGGTGATGGATAAAAGACCATttggaaaaatataaaaccattCTTGGAACAGATCTCTGAGGTCTGCCAGGCCCTGAATATTGAATAACAAATTGAGTAATACGAATTAGTGTAATTTACATAAATCAGCGTATTAATTCAATCTGCGAGGCGGACTCGCGAAGGAACAACAACTCCATTAAATGATGTTAAGTTGAAAACAGGCGGCGTTGatggttcggttctgttctgttcatctgccgctcacacacacacacacttgtacCGTATCGTATTATTACAGCGACACCCGCGCcaaggaaaaaacaaaacacgaagctatggagagggagagtgtaTGCTGGGTGTAGGGGGTGGGAGGGGTGTGTGTAATTTAAGCCGGCTGCGGGAACAGGGGGAGGGCTAATTGCGTGAGAGCCGACGTTGCAGT is a window of Drosophila pseudoobscura strain MV-25-SWS-2005 chromosome 3, UCI_Dpse_MV25, whole genome shotgun sequence DNA encoding:
- the spag gene encoding RNA polymerase II-associated protein 3 isoform X2 produces the protein MSAEKAFEMQRQVRRNAKEVQSSLKDLYSWEKDIKKKEMELKKAPGAAANTSMPVRSHVQKTGKAEHQSPSSSAAGTPTEKKDPPGDPVARQHKKANDIKDRGNNYVKQGEYDRAIEAYTEAVEVYPYDPVYYINRALCYIKQERFDSCVDDCEAAISLDKLCVKAYYRRMQANESRGNNMEALKDCTTVLALDPKNIEGKQSLVRINERLRKNATKNGPNYSADRPDLIDILPIEKPVYKRSKNSMRRVTITDIVSPRPSTDEAQPLRISDEDIDKIFNSYCGPYEEIKKEDLQENETNPDPPTATPIVKSVDSEPSASSAKKSPNLIKDTATDAKPSASSLKTSQNSNSDTKQTLPDAVKEAKPSADPKTSTNLNKDPVNEVKQLSQNPSKDAKDSKDTKKEALIDNKPSAAPLKSSKTSNKDTENEPEIESAAKIKTVGGATPMEWCRLY
- the spag gene encoding RNA polymerase II-associated protein 3 isoform X1 → MSAEKAFEMQRQVRRNAKEVQSSLKDLYSWEKDIKKKEMELKKAPGAAANTSMPVRSHVQKTGKAEHQSPSSSAAGTPTEKKDPPGDPVARQHKKANDIKDRGNNYVKQGEYDRAIEAYTEAVEVYPYDPVYYINRALCYIKQERFDSCVDDCEAAISLDKLCVKAYYRRMQANESRGNNMEALKDCTTVLALDPKNIEGKQSLVRINERLRKNATKNGPNYSADRPDLIDILPIEKPVYKRSKNSMRRVTITDIVSPRPSTDEAQPLRISDEDIDKIFNSYCGPYEEIKKEDLQENETNPDPPTATPIVKSVDSEPSASSAKKSPNLIKDTATDAKPSASSLKTSQNSNSDTKQTLPDAVKEAKPSADPKTSTNLNKDPVNEVKQLSQNPSKDAKDSKDTKKEALIDNKPSAAPLKSSKTSNKDTENEPEIESAAKIKTVGGATPMERALPPAPAGTAQFYITWKELSPNQKYQYLKSIDIQNLCKILGAGFDSDTFNDLLCTIQDFYVPEKEPTTASVLLEISKNDEFSILAMLMSAEEKKMVSSILKQLKNWPKKNPQVLEKLSRAYGVD